One stretch of Calditrichota bacterium DNA includes these proteins:
- a CDS encoding ParA family protein, with protein MGEVIAIVSQKGGVGKTTTVINLGASLAAKGKSVLLIDMDPQRQVAASFHVSDYELPWGILDIVADKKTSATDAVFQTAAPNLCLATITSARFDKKKSGEILTEREDKLKETVAKFANQYDFVLLDCPSSSGSFTSAALKIADSLIVPVQCEYYAIRSLGMSLKYIQQIKIRHNPKLRYRGILITMVDLRSRLAKIVWERLQVTLAGALFKTYIPRNIRLAEVPLYGMPVQQIDRNSTGAQSYLHLAEEILHQRGTHESTSFKTPLKMANNY; from the coding sequence ATGGGCGAAGTAATTGCCATTGTCAGCCAGAAAGGCGGCGTCGGCAAAACCACCACCGTCATTAATTTAGGCGCCAGTCTGGCAGCGAAAGGCAAATCGGTATTGCTGATCGACATGGATCCGCAGCGGCAGGTGGCGGCGAGTTTTCATGTCAGCGACTACGAATTGCCGTGGGGGATTTTGGATATTGTTGCCGACAAAAAAACGAGTGCAACGGACGCGGTCTTTCAGACGGCGGCGCCGAATTTGTGCCTCGCCACAATAACGTCGGCCCGTTTTGACAAAAAAAAATCAGGTGAAATTTTGACTGAGCGAGAAGACAAATTGAAAGAAACCGTGGCAAAATTTGCCAATCAATACGATTTTGTATTGCTGGATTGTCCGTCTTCCTCGGGAAGTTTCACATCAGCGGCGTTGAAAATTGCAGACTCGTTGATCGTCCCGGTTCAATGCGAATATTATGCAATTCGATCGCTGGGCATGTCGCTCAAATATATTCAGCAGATAAAAATTCGCCACAATCCGAAACTGCGCTATCGCGGAATTCTCATTACCATGGTGGATTTGCGCAGCCGCCTGGCGAAGATAGTCTGGGAGCGGCTTCAAGTTACTTTGGCCGGCGCGCTTTTCAAGACCTACATCCCGCGAAACATTCGTTTGGCCGAGGTGCCATTGTATGGCATGCCGGTACAACAAATTGACCGAAACAGTACAGGCGCGCAAAGCTATTTGCATCTGGCAGAGGAAATTTTGCATCAGCGCGGAACACATGAATCAACTTCATTCAAAACGCCACTAAAAATGGCAAATAATTATTAA
- a CDS encoding sigma-54-dependent Fis family transcriptional regulator, which yields MKERILIVDDEEDLTLGYSKCLSKVGYEVSSASSGEQALDLLREEIFDLVFLDIRLPKLDGMEVLKKALEIDPDLIVVMMTAHGSVESAVEAMRMGAHHYLMKGFDHEELRMVAKKALEFGNLRREISHLKLQDRRRYPDTAIFGNSPKMRKIKDLIKVVARTPKTSVLIQGESGTGKELVAWAVHNWSARRDKPMIPINCSAIPETLMESELFGFEKGAFTDAKSMKKGVFELAHGGTIFLDEISSMNPTLQPKLLRVIESQSFRRIGGTSDIKISVRIIAASNRDLFECVKDGSFREDLYYRLKVMEINLPPLKERLEDIIPMAKLFIEQNNKEFSKKIRGITERAQQLLISYDWPGNVRELKNIIERAAILCQGDIIDVEHLAIEIQNAPRKENITVPEISIPDIEPEPAKPKEPLTLQEVEREHIIKTLNEFNGNKSKAARALQISRSTLREKLKQYGID from the coding sequence ATGAAGGAACGAATTTTAATTGTTGACGATGAAGAAGATTTGACGTTAGGCTATTCCAAATGCCTCAGCAAAGTGGGCTATGAAGTATCGAGCGCCAGCTCGGGAGAACAGGCGTTAGATTTACTTCGCGAAGAAATTTTTGACCTTGTTTTTCTTGATATACGCCTTCCGAAATTAGACGGAATGGAAGTGTTGAAAAAAGCGCTGGAGATCGACCCGGACCTGATCGTGGTCATGATGACAGCGCACGGCAGCGTGGAGTCCGCGGTAGAAGCCATGCGCATGGGGGCGCATCATTATTTGATGAAAGGATTTGATCACGAAGAATTGCGCATGGTGGCGAAAAAGGCGCTGGAATTCGGTAATTTGCGCCGCGAAATTTCTCACTTGAAATTGCAGGATCGGCGACGCTACCCGGACACAGCAATTTTTGGCAACAGCCCAAAAATGCGAAAAATAAAAGATCTGATTAAAGTAGTCGCCAGAACTCCCAAGACGTCGGTGCTGATTCAGGGCGAAAGCGGGACGGGGAAAGAGCTTGTCGCCTGGGCGGTCCACAATTGGAGCGCACGGCGCGATAAGCCCATGATCCCGATCAATTGCAGCGCCATTCCGGAAACGCTGATGGAAAGCGAGCTTTTTGGTTTTGAGAAAGGCGCGTTTACCGACGCCAAAAGCATGAAAAAAGGCGTATTTGAATTGGCGCACGGCGGCACTATTTTTCTGGACGAAATTTCCAGCATGAATCCGACGCTGCAACCCAAATTGCTGCGCGTGATCGAAAGCCAGAGCTTCCGCCGCATCGGAGGCACATCTGACATTAAAATCAGCGTCCGCATCATCGCCGCCAGCAATCGCGATTTGTTTGAATGCGTCAAAGACGGCTCTTTCCGCGAAGACCTCTACTATCGCCTCAAGGTGATGGAAATTAACCTACCGCCGCTGAAGGAACGGTTGGAAGATATTATTCCCATGGCGAAACTTTTCATTGAGCAAAACAATAAAGAATTTTCTAAAAAAATCAGAGGCATCACCGAGCGCGCGCAGCAGCTTTTGATCAGCTACGACTGGCCCGGCAATGTGCGGGAACTCAAAAACATCATCGAGCGCGCAGCGATTTTATGCCAGGGAGACATAATTGATGTGGAGCATCTGGCGATTGAAATACAAAACGCGCCTCGAAAAGAGAATATTACAGTGCCTGAGATATCGATCCCCGACATTGAACCTGAACCGGCAAAACCGAAAGAACCGCTAACATTGCAGGAAGTGGAGAGAGAACACATCATTAAAACGCTGAACGAATTTAACGGCAACAAATCCAAAGCAGCCAGAGCCCTGCAAATCTCTCGATCTACGTTGCGGGAAAAGCTCAAACAATACGGCATCGATTGA
- a CDS encoding lytic transglycosylase domain-containing protein gives MIHLIMQNSLTKTLIVVTILMFVFITSVSFSYHYYSKSETSKKMENLEQTASQIQSVLDMKSREQHNIQKIIAIINIYNQDMSSELKHKIAREINKMCLKYTNLNVDLICATITHESALSWDPKVVSPVGAMGLMQIMPETGIKLAAEEGTKWTSAEDILFDPIINIRLGCRYLSQLIQEYEIDGGLAAYNGGEKRAKLWLEKRNDKSDFTLLWEETQFYVPSILKLYAQFQNQKSVF, from the coding sequence ATGATACACTTGATTATGCAAAATTCGTTGACAAAGACCCTGATTGTCGTCACAATTTTGATGTTTGTTTTTATTACCAGTGTGAGTTTTTCCTATCATTATTATTCAAAAAGCGAAACATCAAAAAAGATGGAAAACCTTGAGCAGACTGCTTCGCAGATTCAGTCGGTTTTGGATATGAAGAGTAGGGAACAACACAATATCCAAAAGATCATCGCCATCATCAATATCTACAATCAGGATATGTCGTCGGAGCTCAAACATAAAATTGCGCGCGAGATCAACAAAATGTGTCTGAAGTACACGAATTTGAACGTGGATTTGATTTGCGCGACGATTACGCACGAGAGCGCGCTAAGCTGGGATCCCAAAGTGGTCTCTCCGGTCGGCGCAATGGGCTTGATGCAAATCATGCCCGAGACCGGAATCAAATTGGCCGCAGAAGAAGGGACCAAATGGACTTCGGCGGAAGATATTCTGTTCGATCCGATCATTAATATTCGCCTCGGTTGTCGTTATCTGTCCCAACTGATTCAGGAATATGAAATAGACGGCGGATTGGCAGCGTACAATGGGGGCGAAAAACGGGCGAAACTCTGGCTCGAGAAACGAAATGACAAGAGCGATTTCACTTTGCTCTGGGAAGAGACGCAATTTTACGTTCCTTCCATTTTGAAACTTTACGCCCAATTTCAAAATCAAAAGAGCGTCTTTTGA
- a CDS encoding response regulator: MDYVSKRILIVDDEEDLTWSLTRNLRRTFENLKIYSTTSGKEAYQILKTKKLDLLISDIKMPDMDGLALLSFVKKNKPDLKVILMTSFENPDYRRIADGVHVHFFEKPFEIENLKKQIQQILRLKNGLSAEALSGHNLIDLIKNLYHIKYSGCLRVQNGCSTGEIYFKAGVIIDAIANRLSGEMALIHLLSWEQVEKAEKLINLKPKQQTVYYGWKMLQKELLAA; encoded by the coding sequence ATGGATTACGTTTCCAAACGCATTTTGATCGTCGACGACGAAGAAGATCTGACATGGAGCCTGACACGGAACCTAAGGCGCACATTTGAAAATTTAAAAATCTATTCCACCACTTCCGGAAAAGAAGCCTATCAGATTCTGAAAACGAAAAAATTGGATCTGCTCATTTCCGACATTAAGATGCCGGACATGGACGGATTGGCATTGTTGTCGTTCGTCAAAAAAAACAAACCCGACCTGAAAGTCATCCTGATGACTTCCTTCGAAAACCCGGACTATCGTCGTATCGCAGACGGCGTCCACGTCCATTTTTTTGAAAAACCTTTCGAAATCGAAAATCTGAAAAAACAGATTCAACAAATATTGCGCTTGAAAAACGGCTTGTCCGCAGAGGCACTTTCCGGACATAATTTGATAGATTTAATCAAAAATCTTTATCATATAAAATATAGCGGTTGTTTACGTGTACAAAACGGCTGTTCGACCGGAGAAATCTATTTCAAAGCCGGCGTTATCATTGATGCAATTGCTAACAGATTATCCGGCGAAATGGCGCTCATTCATCTTTTGAGCTGGGAGCAAGTGGAAAAAGCGGAGAAATTAATCAATCTAAAACCAAAGCAACAAACCGTTTATTACGGTTGGAAAATGTTACAAAAAGAGCTGCTTGCAGCGTAA